CGGTAGGGGAAGAACGCGGCCGCCGGGTCCACTGGGAACGAGTCGCGAGCGGCGTCTCTGCCGGCCGACCGGCGACCGAACTTGCGCTCCATCGAGTGCTTCGAGAGGTACATCGTGTGCCCAATCTGACGGGCGAGCGCGAGGCCGTCTTTCGGCGCGGGGCCGTCGTAGTAGTCCCCGCCGTTCCAGTTCGCGTCGGTCGTAATCGCTCGCCGCGCGATGGCATCGAGGGCGAGACACTGGGAGTCGAGCCGGGCGGCGGTGGCGACGGCCACGACGAGGTCCACCTGGTCGGGATGGCGCTTGGCCCAGTCGAGGGCGTTCATGCCGCCGACGCTCCCGCCGACGACGGCGTGTAGATTCGGGACGCCGAGGTGGTCGAGCAGTTCGCGCTGGGCACGGGTCCAGTCGCCGACGGTCACCGGCGGGAAGTCGGTCCCCCACGGGTCGCCCTCGGGACCTTCGCTCGCCGGGCCGGTCGAGCCGTAACACGACCCCGGAACGTTCGCGCAGACGACGTAATATTCGGTGGTGTCGATAGCCTTGCCGGGGCCGACGATGTCGTCCCACCACGCCGTCGCCTGGCCGCCGTGGCTCCCCCGGCGGAGGCCCGAGACGTGAGCACTCCCAGTGAGAGCGTGACAGACCAGTACCGCGTTTTCGCCCGTGAACTCGCCGTAGGTCTCGTAGGCGAGCTCGAGATTCGGAATCGACTCGCCACACTCGAATTCGAACGCGCCGAGTTCGGCGACGTCGTGGGTGTTCATGGCAGTGCCTCGGCTAAATCTGCGATGATGTCGTCCACGTCCTCGATGCCGACCGAGAGCCGAATCAGGTCCGGCAGGACGCCGCTTTCTAACTGTTCTTCCTCCGTGAGCTGGGCGTGGGTCGTGCTCGCCGGGTGGATGAGCAGCGTCTTCGCGTCGCCGACGTTCGCGAGGAAACTCGCGAGATCGGTGCGCTCACAGACGCCCTTGGCCGCGTCGTAGCCGCCTTTCGGGCCGAAGGCAATCATGCCGCCGTAGCCTCCCGAAAGGTACTTCGAGGCGTTGTCGTGGGTCTCGTGGTCGGGGAGTCCGGGATACGTCACCCACTCGACGCCGGGGTGGTCTGCGAGGAACTCGGCGACCGCCTGGGCGTTCTCGCAGTGGCGCTCCATCCGAAGGGGGAGGGTTTCGATGCCCTGGAGCGTGACCCACGCGTTAAACGGTGACTGCCCGCTTCCCGTGCTCCTGACGGCGCGGTGGCGGGCCGTCTCCACGAGTGCCCGGTCGCCAAAGCGCTCCGCGAAGTTCGTCCCGTGGAAGGCCGGATTCGGCTGGCCCACTTCAGGATAGTCGTGCCAATCGAACTCGCCGCCGGCGATGAGTGCGCCGCCAACCGTCGTTCCCGACCCGTGAAGCCACTTGGTCGTCGAGTGCCAGATGAGGTCTGCGCCGTGGTCGAACGGGTTGCACAGATACGGCGTCGCGAACGTGTTGTCGACGAAGAGCGGTGCGCCGCGTTCGTGCGCAATCTCCGCGATGCGTGCTAAATCGGGCGTCACGAGCGCCGGGTTCGAGATGCTCTCGACGTGGACGTAGGCGGTGTCCTCGTCGATTGCCTCGGCGTAGGCGTCGTAATCGAGCGTCGGAACGAACCGCGGTTCGATGCCTCGATTCCCCGCCGTGTTCGAGAAGTACGAATGAGTACCGCCGTAGATGGAAGCCGCGGAGACGATGTTGTCGCCGGGGCGGGCGAGCGTCGTGGTGGCGGCGTCGAGGGCGGCCATCCCCGCCGACGTGGCGAGTGCCGCGCTCCCGCCTTCGAGCGAGGCGAGACGGGCTTCGAGCATGGCCGTCGTGGGGTTCGAAAAGCGCGAGTAGATGTTACCGTCGTCTTCGAGCGAGAACCGGGCGGCGGCCGTCGCCGCGTCCGGGAAGACGTACGATGTCGTCTGGTAGATGGGCGGGGCACGCGCCCCTGTCGCAGGGTCCGGCTCCTGGCCCGCGTGCAGACAGCGCGTGGCAAAGCCCGGCCGCTCTGAGTCAGTCATGTGTCTGACTCATATTTCTCTACGTTTCTATAACTGCCAGTATAGGCAATACCTGCTGGGTGCGGATTCGGAGGTGTAAAAGGTGGGTCAGCGCACGAATTCGGAAGCTGCGAGCAGACGATGGTGCGCTGGGAACGCACTTCTGAAATCGGGTAGACGACTTCCTCCGCGGGGAGTTCTTCTTGCTCACTGAGTTTCGAGAGAGTTACAGAGCAACTAACGCGCCTGATAGTCACTCTATTGAGAATGTCCGGAGTGCGTCTTTTGGCGGTGAATGGCTCATTATTCGCCAAGCACAGAGGTTTAGCCCGTACAGGTGCTTCCTACTCGTATGGTCGGGTCCGACCGATTTCGCCTCGCGCTCGTGGTATTCGTCGTCCTGTTCGCCCAGGTCCTCCTGTACCCTGGCGTCCCGGACCTGCTCGCCGCGCTCGGCGCGACTACCAGCCTCGACGCTGGGATGTGGTTTCTCACCGCCGAGTTCCTCGGCTTCGTGCTGTTCGCCGGCCTCTGGGGCACGCTGAGCGACGCCACCGGCCGCAGAGCCCCCTACATCGCGCTCGGCGCACTCGGCGGAGCCGTCGGCTACGCCCTGCTCGCGTCGCTTCCGGTCGTGGGCGTCTCCGCCTTCGGCGCGGTGCTCGTCCTCCGATTCCTCCAGGGAGCCGTCACCATCGCCGCCTTCTCGCTCGCGATGACAATGCTCATGGACTTAGACGGCGGTCACGGCAAGAACATGGGTGCTGCGGGCATCGCCATCGGCCTCGGCACCGCACTCGGCGCACCGCTCGGCGGCCGGCTCACGACAATTGACCCGCTCGCGCCGCTCTATCTGGCGAGCGGCCTCCTCACCGTGGTCGCCTTCCTCACGATATTCGTCACCGACCGCGCCCCGAAGAATCACGACGGCCTCGCCGCGGCTCTCGCCGGTCTCCGCGCGAAACCCGTCCTCCTCCTGCCCTACGCCTTCGGCTTCATCGACCGCCTGACGGCGGGCTTTTTCGCCCTCGTCGGGACGTTCTACTTCCGGACGGCCTTCGGCCTCGACGCCGCCCAGACCGGTCTCATCCTCGCGCTGTTTTTCGTCCCGTTCGCCCTGCTCCAGTATCCCTTCGGCATCCTCTCTGACCGCATCGGCCGGGTCGGGCCGGTCGTCGTCGGGTCGGGCCTCTACGGCGTGGCCGTCATCGCCGTCGGCGTCGTTCCGACGCTGGACGCCGCCCGCGCTGGAATGGTCGTCGTCGGCATCCTCGGCGCGCTCATGGCCCCGGCGACGATGGCGCTCGTAAACGACCTCTCGCGGGACACCGAACGCGGCATCGCCATGGGCGGGTTCAACATCTTCGGGAGTATCGGCTTCCTCACCGGCATCGTGGTCGGCGGGGCCGTCGCGGACACCTACGGCTTCCTCGCCGCCTTCCTCGTCGCTGGTGGCCTCGAAATCGTCGTCGCACTGGTCGCGCTACCGGTGTTCGTGCGACTGAACCTGGAGAAAAAATCGCTGTTCGGCGCGGAACCCGACGCAGATTAGCCGACCGTGATGAGTTCGTAGCCCCCGGAGACGAGTTCGCCCACGTCCGGGCCGTGGTTTTCCCGTCCGCCGAGGAGTTCGACGCCCGCCACTTCGACGTCGTCGTAGACGCCGAAGGCGTTTGCACAGTAGCCACACGCACCAGCGATGAGGCCGCGCTCTCGTGCCTCGTCGTAGTACGTGTTCACCGGGTTGTCCGGCTTTTCATCGAGGACGGCGGGCCACTCGGTCGCCGCGCCGTCGAAGTAGACTTCTGCGGTGTACCCGGCGTCGTCTAAGTCCAGCGCGTACTCAATGCCGTTCGCTGCGGGTCCGATGCTCTTTTTGTCCGCGTTCAGGAGAATCGCGAATTTCTTGTCGGCCATTTGCGTCCGGGCCTGTGGACGGTCGAGAGGTAAGTGGCAGGCGGGTGGACGACGTGTTCGCACAACCAACCCAGGTAAAAGAGCCGCGTGTTCAGCCGTCCAGTTCGGCGCGAGCCGCGTCGAGTCCGGCTTCCGTGTCGGCGTCGAATCCGGCGTCGTTCATAGCCTCGCCGACCGTCCGAATGCCTCGGAGAATCTGGTCGTCATCTAAGTTCCCCATGTTCGAGACGCGGAAGATACGCCCGCCGAGGTGGGCCTGCCCGCCGCTGATGGAGACGTTGCGCTCTTTGACGGCGTCGAAGAAATCGCTCGGCGATTCTTTGATGCTCTCGGGTAGCGAGACGGCGGTGAGCGTGTTCGAGTAGCTCGAGTCGTCGTTGAGTGCGGCGAACAGCGAGAGACCCATCGCCTCGAATCCGGCGCGGAAGGCGGCCGACTGACGGCGGTGGCGGGCGATGCGCGTCGACATCGTCTCGTCTTCGATTTGTTCGACGGCGACCGCGAGCGCCCGAAACAGCGGGACGGCGCTCGTAAACGGCGTCTGATGGGAGTCGGCCTTGCGCAGATGCCACTCCAGGTCCTCGTAGAAGGGAGCGCTTTCGCCGTCCAGATGCTCGACGGCGCGGTCTGCGACGTACATCGCGCTCACGCCGGGCGGTGCGGCGAGCGCCTTCTGGGAGTCGGTGATGGCGATATCGACGTTCCAGTCGTCGATTTTGAACTCGTCGCCGCCGATGCTGGTGACGCCGTCCACGACGAAGCGAGCGTCCGCGGCGGCGACGAGTTCGCCGACCTGCTCGACCGGGTTCAGAATCCCCGTCGAGGTTTCGTTGTGAACCATCGTCACCACGTCCGTCTCGTCGGTGATGACGTCGGCGACGGCGTCGAGGTCGAACGATTCACCCCAGTCGACTTCGACGGCCGAAACCTGCGCGTGGCGGTCTGCGATGCGCTTGAACCGACGACCGAACTTGCCGTTTACGAGCGCGACGACCTCGCTGTCGTCGTGGGTGAGGTTCGCGACGGCGGCTTCCATGCCCATCGTCGCCGTGCCGTTCAGAATGAGGCTCGTTCCTCCCGCGGACGTACAGGACCCGTCGAGCGTCGAACATTCGAAGATGTAGTCGAGCCCGGACTGCGCGCGGGCGTAGGTCGCTTCGAACTCGGCCGAGCGGTGAGAGACCATAGACCCATCCATGGCTCGTCGCACGGCGTCGGTTATCGGGACTGGTCCTGGGTTCAGCAGGAGGAACTCCTCCGACATATCTCCCACTTCGAGGCCCAACAGATAACCCCTGTGGGTTTGGCCAAGTCTCGCCAGTGTTCAGGCATGTTCACACGCGACTGTCGGCGCCGTGCCCCGGAGATTTTAGCACCGGGCGACCGAAGCGTCGGTAATGACCGACGGCGACGACAATCCCTATCTCGACGACCCCGAAACCGAGTTTCGCCCCCTCGCCGACCTGAGCGAGGACGAAGCAGCCGAGGAGGTCGAATTGCTTCGCGAGGCCATCCGAAATCACGACCGACGGTACTACGTCGAAAACCAACCACTCATCGCAGACCGGGTCTACGACGCGCTGTTCAGCCGCCTCCAGGACTTAGAGGACGCCTTCGACCTCTGGGCGGAAGACAGTCCGACCCGCCGGGTGGGCGAGGAACCGCTCGACGAACTCGAAACCGTCGAACACGTCGCCCCGATGAAGTCCATCGACTCCTCCGGCGAGGAGACCGACGTGCGCGCTTTCGACCAGCGCGTCCGGAACGCGGTCGGTGAGGTGGCCTACTTCTGCGAACCGAAGTTCGACGGCCTCTCGGTCGAAGTCGTCTACGAGGACGGGCGCTACGTTCGGGCAGCCACCCGCGGCGACGGCGTCACGGGCGAGGACGTGACCGCGAACGTGCGAACCATTCGATCTGTCCCCCAGCGGCTCCACGGTGATCACCCCGACACCCTCGTCGTGCGCGGCGAGGTGTTCATGCCCCGAGACGCCTTCCAGGCGCACAACCGCGAGCGCATCGAGGCCGGAGACGACCCCTTCGCCAACCCCCGAAACGCGGCGGCAGGGACGCTCCGCCAACTCGACCCGCAGATTACCGCACAGCGACCCCTCGACTGTTTCTTCTTCGGCGTGCTCGAATCGAGCCGCGAGTTCGAAACCCACGAGGAGCAACACGATTTGCTTCCCGAGTGGGGCCTCAAATCATCCGCCCGGTCGAAACGCGTGCCCGACATCGACGGCGCAATCGGGTATCGAGACGACCTGCAGGCGGCCCGAGACGACCTGAACTACGAAATCGACGGGACGGTCATCAAGGTGAACGACCTCGCGGCATGTGCGGAACTTGGCTCCACGTCGCGAGCCCCGCGGTGGGCCTACGCCTACAAGTTCCCGGCGCGAACCGAGCAGACGCGCATCGCCGACATCGTCGTGCAGGTGGGCAGAACCGGCCGCCTGACGCCCGTCGCCCTGCTCGACCCGGTGGACGTGTCGGGGGTCACCGTCTCCAGAGCGACCCTCCACAACCCCGGCGAAATCGAGTCGCTGAACGTGAACGTGGGCGACGAGATCCGCGTCGAGCGCGCCGGAGACGTGATTCCGTACGTCTCGGAAGTTGTCGAGAAACACTCCGAGGGACACTTCGAGTACCCAGACACCTGCCCTGTCTGTGACAGTCCGGTCGAGCGCGAGGGGCCACTCGCGTTCTGTACCGGCGGGTTCGCCTGCCGCGCCCAACTCGAACGCGCCGTCCAGCACTACGCCAGTCGGAGCGCACTCGACATCGAGGGTCTCGGCGCAGAGAAGGTGGTTCAACTCATCGACGCCGACCTCATCGAGACCATCGCCGACCTCTACACCCTCTCGCGGGAGGACCTGGTTGAACTCGAGGGGTGGGGCGAGAAGAGCGCGGACAACCTGCTCGCGGAACTCGACGCCGCAAAACAGCCCGCCCTCGCTGACTTCCTCGTCGGACTCGGCATCCCGTCGGTCGGGCCGACCACGGCTCGGTCGCTCGCCCGAGAGTTCGGAACCCTCGACGCCGTCATGGAAGCAAGTGAAGCAGCGTTACAGGACGTGCCGGACGTCGGTCCGACGGTCGCCAGTGACATCCACGCCTTCTTCGACTCCGAGGAGAACCGCCGCGTCATCGAGCAGTTACGCGAGCGCGGTGTCGAACCCGAGACGGCAGAGACGGCCGCCGGAAACGAACTCGACGGTCTCACCTTCGTGTTCACCGGCAGTCTCTCGGAGATGACTCGCGGCGAGGCACAGGAACTCGTCCAGCAACACGGGGCGAACGCCACAGGAAGCGTCTCCGGGAACACCGACTACCTCGTCGCCGGGGAGAATCCGGGCGCGAGTAAAACGAACGATGCGGAGGAAAACGACGTGCCGATTCTCGACGAGAAAGCGTTCTGGGACCTGCTCGAAACAAAGGGCGTCACTGCTTCCAGATGAGCCCCGAGATGTCTCCCGAGAGGACGACTTCGTCCGCCTCGTTCGTACACGTCGTGGTCGCGTCGATATTGTAGCGGTCTTCTCGCTCGTCGATGGTGTCGAGAACCATCTCGCAGGTGATGGTTTCGCCGGTGAAGACGGGTCGGCGAAACCGAAACTCCATCGTGTGCGCGAGGAAGTTGATGTCGCCGCCGAGTTTGGTGGGGAGGGTAGCGGTGAGCAGGCCCTGAGCCATGAGTCTGCCCTCCTCGTCGGGTTCGGTGTGGCGGGGCTGGTCGTCACCGCTAATCTCGCCGAACTGGTGGACGTCCTCGTGCATGAAGCGACGCTGGTGCGTGTAGGTCTCGCCTTCTTCGAGCTGCATCAGTGGCGGAGGCCACGAAGGCGGGAAAGAAAGGTGTTGTGCGCCTCAGAGGTCGGCGTTCTCGAAGCGATAGTAGCCAATCGCGAGAGGGACGGCGGCCCAGACGAGCAGGACGAGCAGGCCGAACCACGGTTCCATGAATACCGACGGCACGTTTCCAGCGGACTGGATGCCCGCGTTCGCCGGAAGCACCAGGCCAATCGCGTTGCTGTAGGCCGAACTCGGACTGATGTTCGCAATGAACAGGTACCAGTCAGGCGGATTCGGGGTGAAAAACACTCCTTCAATCGCGTAGAGGAGCAGCGACGGGATGAACCCCCAGACGAACTCGAAGAGGACGAAGAAGGCGAACACGAGTGCCGTGGCCTTCGACGCAGAGCCGGTCGCGCCGGAGATGCCGACGCCGACGCTCACGAACACGACGCCGAACAGGAGCGTGAGCAGGGTGAAGCCGACGAACGCCGACGCGGAGAACGAACTGTAGAGCACGACCACGACGACGGCCGCGAGGACGAACCCGGCGAGGATGGCCGTCGCGAGGACGCCAGAACGACCGAGCAGTTTCCCGAGAACCACGTCTCGGCGGGTGTGTGGGAGCGCGAGCAGGAACTTCAGACTCCCGCTCTCGCGTTCTCCGACGATTGCCTTGTACCCGACCAGCAGCCCCGTGAGTGGGACGAGTGTGCCG
This sequence is a window from Haladaptatus sp. QDMS2. Protein-coding genes within it:
- the ligA gene encoding NAD-dependent DNA ligase LigA; translated protein: MTDGDDNPYLDDPETEFRPLADLSEDEAAEEVELLREAIRNHDRRYYVENQPLIADRVYDALFSRLQDLEDAFDLWAEDSPTRRVGEEPLDELETVEHVAPMKSIDSSGEETDVRAFDQRVRNAVGEVAYFCEPKFDGLSVEVVYEDGRYVRAATRGDGVTGEDVTANVRTIRSVPQRLHGDHPDTLVVRGEVFMPRDAFQAHNRERIEAGDDPFANPRNAAAGTLRQLDPQITAQRPLDCFFFGVLESSREFETHEEQHDLLPEWGLKSSARSKRVPDIDGAIGYRDDLQAARDDLNYEIDGTVIKVNDLAACAELGSTSRAPRWAYAYKFPARTEQTRIADIVVQVGRTGRLTPVALLDPVDVSGVTVSRATLHNPGEIESLNVNVGDEIRVERAGDVIPYVSEVVEKHSEGHFEYPDTCPVCDSPVEREGPLAFCTGGFACRAQLERAVQHYASRSALDIEGLGAEKVVQLIDADLIETIADLYTLSREDLVELEGWGEKSADNLLAELDAAKQPALADFLVGLGIPSVGPTTARSLAREFGTLDAVMEASEAALQDVPDVGPTVASDIHAFFDSEENRRVIEQLRERGVEPETAETAAGNELDGLTFVFTGSLSEMTRGEAQELVQQHGANATGSVSGNTDYLVAGENPGASKTNDAEENDVPILDEKAFWDLLETKGVTASR
- a CDS encoding MFS transporter; the encoded protein is MVGSDRFRLALVVFVVLFAQVLLYPGVPDLLAALGATTSLDAGMWFLTAEFLGFVLFAGLWGTLSDATGRRAPYIALGALGGAVGYALLASLPVVGVSAFGAVLVLRFLQGAVTIAAFSLAMTMLMDLDGGHGKNMGAAGIAIGLGTALGAPLGGRLTTIDPLAPLYLASGLLTVVAFLTIFVTDRAPKNHDGLAAALAGLRAKPVLLLPYAFGFIDRLTAGFFALVGTFYFRTAFGLDAAQTGLILALFFVPFALLQYPFGILSDRIGRVGPVVVGSGLYGVAVIAVGVVPTLDAARAGMVVVGILGALMAPATMALVNDLSRDTERGIAMGGFNIFGSIGFLTGIVVGGAVADTYGFLAAFLVAGGLEIVVALVALPVFVRLNLEKKSLFGAEPDAD
- a CDS encoding ABC transporter permease subunit codes for the protein MTAVTVAKKDFADAIRSKVLIALATVFVLFAVGAAYVFAEYIAPTAGNRALSTVGLIVFLLGPVGTLVPLTGLLVGYKAIVGERESGSLKFLLALPHTRRDVVLGKLLGRSGVLATAILAGFVLAAVVVVVLYSSFSASAFVGFTLLTLLFGVVFVSVGVGISGATGSASKATALVFAFFVLFEFVWGFIPSLLLYAIEGVFFTPNPPDWYLFIANISPSSAYSNAIGLVLPANAGIQSAGNVPSVFMEPWFGLLVLLVWAAVPLAIGYYRFENADL
- the metX gene encoding homoserine O-acetyltransferase, yielding MNTHDVAELGAFEFECGESIPNLELAYETYGEFTGENAVLVCHALTGSAHVSGLRRGSHGGQATAWWDDIVGPGKAIDTTEYYVVCANVPGSCYGSTGPASEGPEGDPWGTDFPPVTVGDWTRAQRELLDHLGVPNLHAVVGGSVGGMNALDWAKRHPDQVDLVVAVATAARLDSQCLALDAIARRAITTDANWNGGDYYDGPAPKDGLALARQIGHTMYLSKHSMERKFGRRSAGRDAARDSFPVDPAAAFFPYRDVESYLDYQAEKFVERFDANSYLYLTRAMDNYDLSAGYESDADALGAFTGEALLLSFTGDWHFTTEQAEDLAVAFRQNDTPTAHHKITSDHGHDAFLVEPEKVGPPLADFLEAGVGGRAVTDTVTDKSDRQFAPVHTSLFGN
- a CDS encoding O-acetylhomoserine aminocarboxypropyltransferase/cysteine synthase family protein, with amino-acid sequence MTDSERPGFATRCLHAGQEPDPATGARAPPIYQTTSYVFPDAATAAARFSLEDDGNIYSRFSNPTTAMLEARLASLEGGSAALATSAGMAALDAATTTLARPGDNIVSAASIYGGTHSYFSNTAGNRGIEPRFVPTLDYDAYAEAIDEDTAYVHVESISNPALVTPDLARIAEIAHERGAPLFVDNTFATPYLCNPFDHGADLIWHSTTKWLHGSGTTVGGALIAGGEFDWHDYPEVGQPNPAFHGTNFAERFGDRALVETARHRAVRSTGSGQSPFNAWVTLQGIETLPLRMERHCENAQAVAEFLADHPGVEWVTYPGLPDHETHDNASKYLSGGYGGMIAFGPKGGYDAAKGVCERTDLASFLANVGDAKTLLIHPASTTHAQLTEEEQLESGVLPDLIRLSVGIEDVDDIIADLAEALP
- a CDS encoding alanine--glyoxylate aminotransferase family protein, coding for MSEEFLLLNPGPVPITDAVRRAMDGSMVSHRSAEFEATYARAQSGLDYIFECSTLDGSCTSAGGTSLILNGTATMGMEAAVANLTHDDSEVVALVNGKFGRRFKRIADRHAQVSAVEVDWGESFDLDAVADVITDETDVVTMVHNETSTGILNPVEQVGELVAAADARFVVDGVTSIGGDEFKIDDWNVDIAITDSQKALAAPPGVSAMYVADRAVEHLDGESAPFYEDLEWHLRKADSHQTPFTSAVPLFRALAVAVEQIEDETMSTRIARHRRQSAAFRAGFEAMGLSLFAALNDDSSYSNTLTAVSLPESIKESPSDFFDAVKERNVSISGGQAHLGGRIFRVSNMGNLDDDQILRGIRTVGEAMNDAGFDADTEAGLDAARAELDG
- a CDS encoding MaoC/PaaZ C-terminal domain-containing protein produces the protein MQLEEGETYTHQRRFMHEDVHQFGEISGDDQPRHTEPDEEGRLMAQGLLTATLPTKLGGDINFLAHTMEFRFRRPVFTGETITCEMVLDTIDEREDRYNIDATTTCTNEADEVVLSGDISGLIWKQ